DNA from Acidobacteriota bacterium:
CTTCCACATGGGGTTCGCCCGCATGCATCGCCCGATGCCGTTCCGGACCGCGGACCACTACGAGGACTACATCGCCAGGATGCTGGCGATCCCGGCCTACTTCGAGCAGCAGCAGGGCCACATGCGCGCGGGGATCGAGCGCGGCTTCACCCTGCCGCGGGTGACGCTAGAGGGCTACGAGGACACGATCTCGGCTCACATCGTCGACGACCCGCAGGACAGCGCCTTCTGGGCGCCTTTCGAGGAAGTGCCGGCGACCGTGGGAGAGATGGACCGCGAGCGGATCCTGACCGATGCCGAGGCCGCGATAACCGACGCGGTCGTGCCGGCCTACCAGGGTTTCCACGACTTCTTCGTCGGCGAGTACCTGCCCGGGGCCCGAAAGACCATCGGCGCATCCGACCTGCCGAACGGCGAGGCCTACTACGCGGACCAGGTGCGCTGGTTCACCACCCTCGACGTCACGCCCCAGGAGGTGCACGAGATCGGCCTCAGCGAAGTCGCGCGGATCCGGGCCGAGATGGCGGACGTGATCCGCGAGATCGGCTTCGAGGGCTCCTACGCCGAGTTCCTCGACTTCCTGCGCACCGATCCGCGCTTCTACCCGAAGACCGCGCAGGAACTGCTGGAACGCGCCGCCTGGATCGCCAAGACGATGGACGGCAAGCTGCCGTCGCTGTTCGCCACCTTGCCGCGGGTCCCCTACACGGTCGAGCCGGTCCCGGACCACATGGCGCCGAAGTACACCGCCGGCCGCTACGTGTCCGCTCCGTACAACAGCATCCAGCCCGGCATCTACTGGGTCAACACGTACAACCTCCCGAGCCGGCCCCTCTACGCGCTCGAAGCGCTCACCCTGCACGAGGCGGTGCCGGGGCATCACCTCCAGACCGCGCTCGCGGCCGAGATGGACGCGGTCCCCGAGTTCCGTCGCCACGACTATCTCTCCGCTTTCGGTGAGGGGTGGGGGCTTTACGCCGAGTACCTCGGGCTCGAAGCGGGCATCTACGAGGATCCGTACAGCAACTTCGGCCGCCTGACCTACGAGATCTGGCGGGCCTGCCGGCTAGTCGTCGACACCGGAGTACACGCTCTGGGCTGGACGCGCCAGCAGATGCTCGACTACCTGGCCGAGAACACGGCGCTTTCGTTGCACGAGGTCACGACCGAGACGGACCGCTACATCAGTTGGCCGGGCCAGGCCCTTGCCTACAAGATCGGCGAACTGAAGATCCGCGAGTTGCGGGCAAGGGCCGAGGAGGCGCTCGGCGCGGACTTCGACGTCCGCCACTTCCACGATGCGGTGCTCGCCAATGGCTCCGTACCGCTCGACATCCTGGAAGAGCTGATCTCCGACTGGATCGAAGAACAGCAGCCGTAAGGACCGCATGATGTTGGAAGACATGAGCCGGGCCTGGATCGAAGAGCAGCGTCAGTAACGGACCGCGCGGACTGCGAGGGTGATCGACTTTCTGATCTGGCTTGAGGAAACACGCCCGTC
Protein-coding regions in this window:
- a CDS encoding DUF885 domain-containing protein; this encodes MSRMRLEWMASALPMLMALAALAACAPAPDARDELYALFDEDWAARLVESPQFATSVGDHSRNDELADMSLEAIERRVERRRELLRRLEEIDVSGLTAADRINARMFERQLRSSVQGFEFGGYEMPLNADSGFHMGFARMHRPMPFRTADHYEDYIARMLAIPAYFEQQQGHMRAGIERGFTLPRVTLEGYEDTISAHIVDDPQDSAFWAPFEEVPATVGEMDRERILTDAEAAITDAVVPAYQGFHDFFVGEYLPGARKTIGASDLPNGEAYYADQVRWFTTLDVTPQEVHEIGLSEVARIRAEMADVIREIGFEGSYAEFLDFLRTDPRFYPKTAQELLERAAWIAKTMDGKLPSLFATLPRVPYTVEPVPDHMAPKYTAGRYVSAPYNSIQPGIYWVNTYNLPSRPLYALEALTLHEAVPGHHLQTALAAEMDAVPEFRRHDYLSAFGEGWGLYAEYLGLEAGIYEDPYSNFGRLTYEIWRACRLVVDTGVHALGWTRQQMLDYLAENTALSLHEVTTETDRYISWPGQALAYKIGELKIRELRARAEEALGADFDVRHFHDAVLANGSVPLDILEELISDWIEEQQP